CCGGGGTGCCGGAGGACGTGGCGAAGGAAGCCATGCGGCTTGCCGGCCACAAGCTTCCGATCAAGTGCAAGTTCGTTACCCGGGAGAGCCAGGGGCAGGGAGTATGAACGTAGACGCTTTGCGGGAGATGAGCTCGGCCGACCTCGGCGAGCGCCTGGACGAGGTGAAGGAGGAGTTCTTCAACCTTCGCTTCCAGAACGCCACCGGCCAGCTGGAGAACTTTGCCCAGATCAAGCAGGTCAAGCGCGAGATCGCTCGGATCAACACCTTGGTGCACGAGCGCGAGCTTGGGATCGAGATTGAGCCCAAGCCGCAGAAGGTTGCGAAGGCCAAGCCCCGCAAGGACAAGGAAAAAGAGGGCAAAGAGGGCAAGGCCAAGAGCAAGAAGGCCGCCAAGAGTGACGACGACGCAGATGGAGAAGATTGATGGCTGAAGAACGGCCGCAACGTAAAACTAGAACCGGCTTCGTCGTGAGCACGAAGATGGACAAGACGGTAGTGGTGAACACCATTCAGACGGTGCGTCACCCGCTGTACTCGAAAATCTACAAGCGCAACGTCAAGCTGTACGCCCACGACGAGACCAACGACGCCAATGTCGGCGACAAGGTCCTGATCTCCGAGACCCGGCCGCTGTCCAAGCTGAAGCGCTGGAGAATCGTTGAAGTTGTGGAGCGCGCCAAGTGATTCAGGCCGAGACCCGATGCAAAGTCGCCGACAACACCGGCGCACGTGAGGTCCTGATCATCAAGGTCCTCGGTGGATCCCGCAGGCGCTACGCGTCGGTGGGCGACATCGTGGTCGCCACAGTGAAGGACGCCCTGCCCAACCAGCAGGTCAAGCGTGGAGACGTAGTCAAGTGTGTTGTCGTTCGCACCGCCAAGGAGAAGCGGCGGCCGGACGGCAGCTACATCAAGTTCGACCAGAACGCAGTGGTGATCATCAACGAGCAGAAGAACCCTCGCGGCACCCGAGTCTTCGGACCCGTGGCACGTGAGCTGAGGGATCGCAAGTTCATGAAGATCATTTCGCTCGCGCCGGAGGTGCTCTAAATGGTGCCCATAATTTTCGCGGCCCAGAGCACCGGAGGCGACGACGTTGTCAAAGAGATGCCGGAGGTGCTTTAGATGGCCAGGATTCGCAAGGGAGACCGGGTGCACGTCACGACCGGTAAGGACGCAGGAAAGACCGGCAACGTCATTGCCGTCTACCCTGCTGCCAACCGCGTCCTGGTGCAGGGCGTCAACAAGGTGAAGCGGCACGAGAAGGTGCGCCCCGCCCGCGGCCGTCAGGGCCAGGAGGGTGGCATCGTCGTCAAGGAGGCGCCGCTGAACCTGTCGAACGTGGCGCTTATCTGCCCCACCGACGGGCCGGTCCGCAGCCGCATCAAGATCGATCCCGACGGGACCAAGACACGCGTGTGCGTCAAGTGTGAGACGGAGCTGGGCTGATGGCTGACAAGAACGGTTACACCCCCCGCCTGAAGGTGCAGTACGACACCGAGATCAGGCAGGCTCTGGCCGAGAAGATGGGCGTGAACATCATGGCCGTCCCGCGCCTCGAGAAGATCGTCGTCAACATGGGCGTCGGCGACGTGCTGCGTGAGCCGAAGGCGATGGACGGAGCGGTGGCCGACCTCATGGTCATCACCGGCCAGAAGCCGCTGATCATCAAGTCCCGCAAGGCGATCTCGAACTTCAAGCTCCGCGAGGGGATTAACATTGGGGCGAAGGTGACTCTCCGGGGCGCCAAGGCGTGGGAGTTCCTCGACCGGCTGATCTCGCTGGCGATCCCGCGTATCCGCGACTTCCGCGGTCTTCCCACCAAGGGCTTCGACGGACGGGGCAACTACACCTTCGGCGTTGTGGACCAGACGATCTTTCCCGAGATCGACTTCGACAAGATCATGAAAATCCGGGGCATGGACATCTCGATCGTCACCACCGCCACGGACAACGAGTCGGGTCGGGCCCTGCTCGATGCCTTCGGTTTCCCGTTCCGGAAAGTTCAGGGGTAAATAGGTAATGGCTAAAAAATCTCTTGTGGTCAAGGCCTCACGGCCGGCCAAGTTCAAGGTGCGGAACTACTACCGCTGCCGCCGCTGCGGCCGGCCGCGGGCGTACATCCGCAAGTTCGGGATGTGCCGGATCTGCGTTCGAGACCTGGCGCACAGAGGCGAGCTTCCGGGCATCACGAAATCAAGTTGGTAGGGGCACACACATGACAATGACCGATCCAATTGCAGACATGCTGGCGAGGATTCGCAACGCCAACACGGCGTCCCACGACACCGTGGACATCCCCGCCTCGAAGCAGAAGCTCGCCATCGTGGCGATCATGAAGGACGAGGGGTACATCGAGGACTACGAGACCATCGCAGATCCTCCCGGCGAGACCATCCGGGTTACCCTCAAGTACCAGCACGATCGTTCGAAGACCATTCACGGCATCAAGCGGATCTCCAAGCCGGGCCTCAGGGTCTACACCAAGGCCGGCAAGCTCCCCAAGGTGCTCGGTGGCCTGGGAGTGGCAATCGTCTCCACCTCGGCCGGCCTCATGACCGGGCGCAAGGCGGCACAGAAGAAGCTGGGCGGCGAAGTCGTCGCACACATCTGGTAAAGAAGGACACATTTAGATGAGCAGAATCGGAAAAGAGCCGATCACGGTTCCCGCCGGGGTGGACGTCACCCTGGAGCCCCAGTTTGTCCGCGTGAAGGGCCCCAAGGGCACGCTCGAGCGCGTCCTTCCCAAGGACATCGTGGTTTCCCAGGAAGGCAACACCATCACGGTTACGCGTCCGACGGAGTCCGGCGAGCACCGCTCGCTGCACGGGCTGACCCGGACGCTGATTGCGAACCTGGTGCAGGGCGTGACCGAGGAGTTCACCAAGAACCTCGAGATCCACGGCGTCGGTTACCGGTGTGCGCTGAAGGGCGACACGCTGGAGCTCTCGCTGGGGTACTCGCACCCGGTGGTCGTCCCGACGCCACCCGGAATCACATTTGAGGTCCCCACCCCAACCCGGATCACGGTCCGGGGAGCGGACAAGGAGCTGGTGGGCCAGATCGCAGCAAACATCCGGGCCAAGCGCAAGCCGGACCCCTACAAGCAGAAGGGTGTCCGCTACGCCGGTGAGGTCATTCGGAAGAAGGCAGGGAAGACGTCCAAGTGAAAACTTCTAGCGCACAACGTCGTAAGAGGCACACCAGGATCCGGAAGAAGATTTCGGGTACCGCCGAACGTCCGAGATTGGCCGTCTTCCGGAGCAACAAACACATTTACGTGCAGCTTATCGACGACCTGAACGGCAAGACGCTGGCTTCCGCATCGACCAAGGATGCCTCCCTCGGCGCCGCCAACACGGTGGAGGGTGCAGCCAAGATCGGCGCAACGGTAGCCGAGCGGGCGGTGGCAGCCGGAGTCAGCTCGGTTGTCTTCGACCGCGGCGGATTCAAGTTCCATGGGAAGGTCAAGGCGCTGGCGGACGGCGCCAGAGAGAAAGGACTGCAATTCTGATGCCAGGACCAAACGCACCAGGTGGAGCAGCTCGTCCGGGTGGACCCGGCGGCGCCCGCGGTAGAGGTCCCGGCGGACCCGGCGGTCCCGGTGGGCGCGGCCCAGGCGGGCCCGGCGGCAACCGAGGTCCGGGAGGGCCCGGCGGCGCAGGGCGTGGCCCCGGAGGCCCCGGCGGACCCGGCAGGCCCGGCGGACGCCGTGACTCAGGCCCCCGTCAGGACGACCGCAACAGCGGGTTCATCGAGCGCATCGTGGGACGCCCGCGACGGGTGGCCAAGGTCGTCAAGGGAGGCCGCAGGTTCTCATTCAGCGCCCTGGTGGTTGTCGGCGACGGCAACGGCCGAGTGGGCACCGGCAAGGGCAAGGCCCGTGAGGTTCCCGCATCGATCCAGAAGGCTTCCGAGCTGGCTCGCCGCACGATGTTCAGCGTCCCCATGGTCGGCGGAACCATCCCGCACATGGTGATCGGTGAGTCGTCGGGCGCCCGTGTCCTCCTCAAGCCCGCATCCCCCGGTACCGGCGTCATCGCCGGAGGCCCGGTGCGTGCAGTCGTCGAGGCGGCCGGCATCAAGGACATCCTGTCGAAGTCGCTGGGATCGGCCAACAAGATCAACATCGTCAACGCCACCATGGACGGCCTGCGCAAGCTGGAGCGCCCGGAGGACGTTGCAATCCGGCGCGGCAAGACCATCGACCAGGTTTCGCCCCGCTAC
The sequence above is drawn from the Actinomycetota bacterium genome and encodes:
- the rpsQ gene encoding 30S ribosomal protein S17, giving the protein MAEERPQRKTRTGFVVSTKMDKTVVVNTIQTVRHPLYSKIYKRNVKLYAHDETNDANVGDKVLISETRPLSKLKRWRIVEVVERAK
- a CDS encoding type Z 30S ribosomal protein S14; this translates as MAKKSLVVKASRPAKFKVRNYYRCRRCGRPRAYIRKFGMCRICVRDLAHRGELPGITKSSW
- the rplR gene encoding 50S ribosomal protein L18, which gives rise to MKTSSAQRRKRHTRIRKKISGTAERPRLAVFRSNKHIYVQLIDDLNGKTLASASTKDASLGAANTVEGAAKIGATVAERAVAAGVSSVVFDRGGFKFHGKVKALADGAREKGLQF
- the rpsE gene encoding 30S ribosomal protein S5; the encoded protein is MPGPNAPGGAARPGGPGGARGRGPGGPGGPGGRGPGGPGGNRGPGGPGGAGRGPGGPGGPGRPGGRRDSGPRQDDRNSGFIERIVGRPRRVAKVVKGGRRFSFSALVVVGDGNGRVGTGKGKAREVPASIQKASELARRTMFSVPMVGGTIPHMVIGESSGARVLLKPASPGTGVIAGGPVRAVVEAAGIKDILSKSLGSANKINIVNATMDGLRKLERPEDVAIRRGKTIDQVSPRYLYEVPAPTPTGTHSTGPVQ
- the rplE gene encoding 50S ribosomal protein L5 — protein: MADKNGYTPRLKVQYDTEIRQALAEKMGVNIMAVPRLEKIVVNMGVGDVLREPKAMDGAVADLMVITGQKPLIIKSRKAISNFKLREGINIGAKVTLRGAKAWEFLDRLISLAIPRIRDFRGLPTKGFDGRGNYTFGVVDQTIFPEIDFDKIMKIRGMDISIVTTATDNESGRALLDAFGFPFRKVQG
- the rpsH gene encoding 30S ribosomal protein S8 → MTMTDPIADMLARIRNANTASHDTVDIPASKQKLAIVAIMKDEGYIEDYETIADPPGETIRVTLKYQHDRSKTIHGIKRISKPGLRVYTKAGKLPKVLGGLGVAIVSTSAGLMTGRKAAQKKLGGEVVAHIW
- the rplF gene encoding 50S ribosomal protein L6, whose protein sequence is MSRIGKEPITVPAGVDVTLEPQFVRVKGPKGTLERVLPKDIVVSQEGNTITVTRPTESGEHRSLHGLTRTLIANLVQGVTEEFTKNLEIHGVGYRCALKGDTLELSLGYSHPVVVPTPPGITFEVPTPTRITVRGADKELVGQIAANIRAKRKPDPYKQKGVRYAGEVIRKKAGKTSK
- the rplN gene encoding 50S ribosomal protein L14: MIQAETRCKVADNTGAREVLIIKVLGGSRRRYASVGDIVVATVKDALPNQQVKRGDVVKCVVVRTAKEKRRPDGSYIKFDQNAVVIINEQKNPRGTRVFGPVARELRDRKFMKIISLAPEVL
- the rplX gene encoding 50S ribosomal protein L24; the encoded protein is MARIRKGDRVHVTTGKDAGKTGNVIAVYPAANRVLVQGVNKVKRHEKVRPARGRQGQEGGIVVKEAPLNLSNVALICPTDGPVRSRIKIDPDGTKTRVCVKCETELG
- the rpmC gene encoding 50S ribosomal protein L29; translated protein: MNVDALREMSSADLGERLDEVKEEFFNLRFQNATGQLENFAQIKQVKREIARINTLVHERELGIEIEPKPQKVAKAKPRKDKEKEGKEGKAKSKKAAKSDDDADGED